The genomic region GCACATCTCCCGAATCTGATCAGTGCCTCCCAGCACCCGACAGCCGAGCATGGTGGCCCCGTGTTTGGTCGGATCGTCATCCAGGAGCCCGACCACGTCGTACTGCTCGACCGGCATGCGATGGATTTCGCGAAGGGCTAACTCGCCCGCATTGCCCGCCCCGATGATCAGGACACGGGTCAACCGCCCGCCGGGCAGTTGGCGGAATTCTTCGTGATAGAGCCGCACCGCCAGCCGCACCCCGCCGACCAGGGCGATCGTGCACAGCCAGTCCAAGCCGTAGATGACCTGGCGGAAGCTCTCGTAGGCCAGCGGATCGATCACGTTGGGATAGCGTGCGGGCAGAACGTAGCCCGCGATGGTGAAGAAGGCTACGAAGAGGAACAGACCGACGTAACTGGCCAGCGTGATCCGGATCAGGTCCTGGAGCGACACGTAGCGCCACCAGCCGTGGTACATCCCAAATGCCCAGAACACCACCACCTTGATCACCAGCACCCCCGGCAGAAGGGGCAGATAAAGCCGCCGGAGCCAGTCATCGGAGTTGCGGAAGTTGTAGGCGATCGCGAACGCCAGCAGCAGGGCCAGCGCGAACAGCACTACGTGGACCAGGGCGATCAGCACCCGGCGGTAGCGCAGGAGCAGCGTCAGGCTCTGGTCCGCTTTGGCCTGTTCGGTAAGTGATTGGGCCGCCTTGATTTTCGAACGCGATAGTTCGGACGGTTTGGCCACGAGAACCTCTATTCGTTTCCAACATCCATGTCCGGAGCCGCTTTGCGATCGTCGCCGGCGGAGAAGTCCGGAAACCGGCCGCCACAGGGGCAATTCCGCCACTAATCAATTATCGGCCGCATTGTCCCATACGATTAGGTACGAGTTTAAGCCGTGGAATGTTCGTCTTTCCAGCGTCTGCCGGGGTGAATAGAACCGATGGAGCCCATGCATGGGGAATTGTACCTGGAGACGATGAAGTCTGCAAAACATTCTATTCTGGTTCTTGCCGTCCGCAGCGGTCCGGTTATAATATTGAGACAACTAAGAAAACCAAACGTCCCCGTGGCACAATTGGATAGCGCGTCAGCCTCCGGAGCTGAAGGTTACAGGTTCGAGCCCTGTCGGGGACGTTTCTAAACCCTTTTCCCCGCAGTGTTTGGGAAAAGGGTTTTTCTTTTGGGATCGCCGGTGGCGGACGCAAGGGGTGATGCGGCAAAAGGCCTGGACCGATCAAGCGGGAATTGGGCTTTCTGCAAATTGTCCTGTGCCGCCTGCGGGAATATACTGTGACTATATCCACCGACTCAACCGACGCCCCTCGCATCGATGCGGAGAATACCTTGGACGTAAAAAAACGCGAGTTGACGGTTCATTACCATGAGGGCCGGCTGACCGGCGATCCCCGGCGAACCATTATCTGCTTCATGTGGCTGGGCAGTCCGGCCCGGGCCCGACAGATCATCGAGCGGGTCGCCCGGCTTGACAAGCCGCAGGTCTCGCAACTGGTCGGCTCGGTCCTGGCCGACTTCGGGCCGCGTCACCCGGACCTGGAGACGTCGCTGCTGGAGAACTACCGGGAGGCGACGAACCGGGCGGGCGTGACGGCGGGACAGACGACCGCCGAGAAACTGCTGATCGGGGCCTACTTCACCATGGAGTACGCCTTCGAGTCCGCCGCCCTGTTCAACCCCTCGATGGTGCCGGCCCTCGACCAGAGCGGCCTGAAGTCCGAATCGATCCGGTTCCTGATGAGCCTGCGGGCGGTCGGCGAGGGCCACCTCTCGTCGATCGTCTTCCGCCGCGGCGTGATCAATCCCGAGGGCGAGATTCATCTCGAACCGGTTTCCCCGCTCTCGCGGCGGATGAAGATTCATGAGGACCGCCTCTACGAGAAACATCTGTTCCGGATCAAATTGACAGAGATGGGCGGCGACGTCAAACCGGCCGAAACGGTTTTCGGCCGTTTAAAGGAGAAGTTCACGTATCCGGACCTGCTCGCCGCGGTCGAGCAGGTCGCCGGGCGTGAGAACGGGCCGCAGCGCGAAATGGCGGACCGGATGGTGTGGCTGGCCCGGTCCAACTATGAGATCCGCATGCCGCCCAACGCGAGGCTGCCCGAACTGGTCATATTCCCGAACTCGGAGACCGAGAAGCAGGGCATGGAGGACATGCGCCTGGTCCGGTTCGTTGAGCCGAACGGGACGGTCCGCTACTACGGCACCTATACCGCTTTCGACGGGCACCGCATCCTTCCGCAGATCATGGAGAGCGAGGATCTCGACGTGATCCGCGTGCACACGCTCAACGGCCGTTTCGCCCAGAACAAGGGCATGGCCCTGTTCCCCCGCCGCCTGGACGGCAAGTTCGCCATGCTGGCCCGGATCGACGGCGAGAACCTTTACGTGATGAAGTCGGGTAACGTGCACTTCTGGAACGAAGGCGTCCGCATCCACGGCCCGCGGCGGGCGTGGGACCTGGTGCAGATCGGCAACTGCGGTTCGCCGATCGAGACCGAGCACGGCTGGCTGGTGCTGACCCATGGGGTCGGGCCGATGCGGCGGTACTGCATCGGGGCCATGCTGCTGGACCTGCACGATCCGACCAAGATCGTTGGTGAACTCGAGGATCCGCTGATCGAACCGCACGCGGGGGAACTCGGCGGCTACGTGCCCAACGTGGTCTACTCCTGCGGCGGCATGCCCTACAACGGCCGGTTGGTCATCCCCTACGGGATCAGCGACGCGGCCACCGGCTTTGCCAGCGTGTCCATGACCGATCTGTTGGATCGCCTGCGGTTCGGCGGCTGATGGAGGAGCGGCGTGAGGATCCAGGCCGCCGGCGGCTACTCCTCTTCGATCATCTGATCGTAGAACGCGACGATGTCCTCGCGGCTCTCGCCCGCCCGCCACTTGATCGCCGACCGGGGATGGCGGTTCAACTGGCCGGTAATCATGTACGGGATGTGATAACCCCACTCCATCTTGCCGCGAAGCGGCAGGAAGTGATCGCGGATGCACTTGAGAATGGGGCGAAGCTTGAACTTGGGATTGTGCAGGAAGCCCATCAGCAGTTCGAGCGGGCAGTTGCCCGCCCCGCGCCCCATGCCGTCGATGGTCGCATCGAGCCGGTTGGCGCCGACGATCAGGGCCTCGAGGGTGTTCGCGTAGGCCAACTGCTGGTTGTTGTGAGCGTGAATGCCCACCTCCTTGCCGGTCCCTTCGACCGCCCGCATGTAGGCCAGCGTCAGGTCGCGAATCTGCTCGGAGTAGAACGACCCGAAGCTGTCCACCAGGTACACCACGTCGGCGGGCGTCTTGGCGAAAGCCTCCAGCGCCTCCTGAAGCTCGCGTTCCTGCACGGTTGAGACCGCCATCAGGTTCACCGTGGTTTCATAGCCCTTGTCGTGGGCGTCCTTGAGCATATCGATCGCGGTGGGCACCTGGTGAATGTAGGTGGCCACGCGGATGCAGTCGATGACGCTCTGGTCTTTTGGGAGAATATCGTGGTGATAGTCGGTGCGCTCGGCGTCGGCCATCACGCTCAGCTTGATCTGCCGCGGCTCGTCGCCCACCACGCGGCGCATATCGTCCTCGTCGCAGAACTTCCAAGCCCCGGACTCGGATCGGGAGAATATCTTCTTGTCGCCCTTGTAGCCCAACTCCATGTAGTCGATGCCGGCCTCGGCCAAGGCCCGATAAACCGCCTGGACGAACCCGTCCTCGAACATGTGGTCGTTGATCAGCCCGCCGTCGCGGATCGTGCAGTCGTGCAGCTTGATCTCCGGACGGTATGATACCCAGGTTCCCTTGGCGAACGTGTCTTTGTAATGTGGCATCATCATCAGAGTCCTCGGAAGAAACCGCCGCTGCGGCGGGAGGGTTACCGCCCAAGTTACCGGATTCGCGGGTTTCCTGTCAAGACCGGTCCGCGCCGCGGATGGAAAAACGCGGATTCTTATGGCGGATCGGCGGGTCGGGCGATACAGTCTTTCGGGGCAGGCATCGGAATTCACCGACGCCGCCGCGAGAGGTTCTGGCGAGGGTAACGCCGATGGACGAGACGACCTCACAACAGGGTCCGTGGAACCTTGACGCCCTCAGTGCCGCTCCGGAAGTGTATCCTGCGGATGGGTTTGCGGCTGAGGGAGTCCGGCCCCTGTTCTACCGCGGACCGGACTGGCAGGGCCGGCCGACCCGCGTATTCGCCTGGTACGGCGTGCCCGAGCAGCGAACCGACCGCAAGCTCCCAGCCATGGTCCTGGTCCACGGAGGCGGGGGCACCGCGTTCGACGACTGGGTCCGCCTCTGGAATTCACGCGGCTATGCCGCGATCGCCATGGACACCTGCGGCTGCGTCGCCGGAGGCGAGCACGCCAACCGCCCGCGCCACGAGCACGGCGGCCCGCCCGGATGGGGCGGGTTCGAGCAGATCGACCAGCCGGTCCACGACCAGTGGCCCTATCACGCGGTGGCCGACGTGATCCTGGCCAACTCGCTGCTGCGGTCGTTTCCCGAGATTGACCCGCAGCGGATCGGGGTGACCGGCGTCTCCTGGGGCGGTTATCTGACCTGCATCGTTTCGGGCGTCGACTCCCGTTTTCGGTTTGCCGCCCCGGTCTACGGCTGCGGATACCTTCACGAGAACTCCGGCTGGCTCGACACATTCGCACAGATGGGTCCGGAGAAGGCCCACAAGTGGTGGAGCTTGTGGGACCCGTCGGTGTATCTGCCGCGGGCCGCGATGCCCATGCTCTGGGTTTCGGGCACCAACGACAGCCACTACCCGCTCGACTCGCTGCAGAAGTCGTACCGGCTGCCGGAAGGCCCGCGGACCCTCTCGATCCGCGTCAACATGCCGCACGGCCAGGACGACGGCGCTCAGCCGGGCGAAATCGCCGCCTTCGCCGACCACCACCTGCACAGCGGGCCGCCGCTGCCGTCGTTCGGGTCGCAGCGTCCGGAACGACGCCACGTGTGGATCACCTTCTTTTCCAAAACCCCGATCGTCCGGGCCGAATTGAACTACACCACCGATATGGGCCCGTGGGTGGACCGACAGTGGCACAGGAATCCGGTGGACCTTGACCCGGGCCAGGGGCGCGTGATCGCCCCGCTCCCGGAGGCGACCACCGCCTATTACGTGAACCTGATCGACAACCGGGACCTCGTGACCAGCGGCGAACACGTCGAACTCGCGTCGCATCGCCCGGACGAGGAACCCCTTTCATCACAGGATTGAGGAACGCCATGATCATCGACCGAATCGACAACGCCTCGCTGTACTACGGACTGATGACCCGCATCGGCGCGGGGCTTCGCTGGCTCCAGAAGACCAATCTCGAGACGATCCAGCCCGGCAAGCACAACATCGACGGCGCCAATCTTTACGCCGTGGTGGCTGAGTACCAGACCAAACCGGTCGCTCAGGGTTTCTGGGAGGCCCATCGGCGCTACATCGACATTCAGTACGTGGCCGACGGCGTGGAACGGATCGGCTACGCCAACCTCGACGACCTGCGCGAAGTCGAGCCGTACGACGAGGAGAAGGACTTCCTGAAGCTCCAGGGGGCCGGCGACCTGTTCGTGGTCCGGCCCAGGACGTTCGTTATCTTCGGCCCGCAGGACGCCCACATGCCCGGCATCTCCGTTGACGAACCGCAGGCGGTCAGGAAGGTGGTGGTCAAGGTCCTGATCGACTCGGCGGTGTGAGGCGCGGCAAAGCCCTTTATCGCAACGGCGGCCGGTAGACCTCGATCGACTCGATGGGCACCGGACCGTCGCCGTTCGGGATAATCTCCAGCGTGTGCCGGGCGTTCGAGAGCCCCTGAACCAGCGTCGTGCGGTGGACGCGGACGTCCGGTTCGACCCGCGGCGGCTGGTACTCGTCCACGAACATCGGCGCCACCGACCATCGCACCTCGAAGCCGAGCGGGCAGAGCTTGTTGCGGTAGGTGCGGGCGAAAGTCATGGCGCCGAAGTCTCGCGGTTCGATCACCACGCGTCCCGAATTCGAGACGAACCGCTCGTGATTGGTTCCGCCGCCGTCCGGGCCGGTGCGCGAGCCGCTGACCTCGAACGCGATGTCCGTGGCCTCATCGTTGATCGACGTGATCCGCAGCGTCCAGTCCTCGACCAGCAGGGGGGCGGCGTGGCCGATCCGCTGGATGGCTGGCCACCAGACGTCGAGCGCCTCGCTCGGCCGAGTGATCGCGTAGGTTCCCGCAAAGCTGGAAGGCGGCTGGCCGTCGATCAGGACCCGCGCCGTGCCCAACGCCGCGTCCTGACAGGCCCCAGCGATCGCATTGACGCGGTTCCCGTCGAACTCCAGGCGCAAGACGCCGTCCGCCTTGCGGCCGACCGCCGCCGCTCCGTCGCGCTCCCATCCGCCGCCGGTAAAGACAATCTCATCTGACGCACTTTCGTCGAGCGCGCGCTTGGCTTCGTAGGTGCGCACGGTATCGAGCCACCGGTTCGGCCACAGCGTATTGAGGCGGAAGTGTCGGCTGACCAGCTTCGTGAACAGCTCGTTGCCCGCCTCGTTGGGATGGACGTGATCGCCCAGGAGCTGGCGAGGATCCAAACCGTAGGTCTGAAGGTACTGCTTCCACGCCTCGCGGATCTCGACCAGTTCGGCGTCGTACTTCTGTGCCAGGTGTCGGATCACGTCCGACGACTCATCCTCCACTTGCGTTTGCTCGGCGAAGGCGCGGGTCTCTGTCTGGTGAACGCCGACCACGTGGTGGGTCAACAACATGATCTCAGCCGTGGTGGTCCGGCGGATGTTCGAGATGATCCGCTCCAACTCGCCGGTGTACTCGCCGTCGTAGACGTGGAAGATCACCAGGTCCGGGTAGAACGGGTACAGGTCGTGCACCGCCGTCCGGACCAGCGCCGGAGCGGTAAAGCCGCCGATCGCCCGGTTGACATACTCCAGCTCGGCATGCGGAAACGTGCGCCGCAGGTACTGCTCGATCTGCCGCGTCCAGGCGCCTTGTGTGATCGACTGGCCGTAGACCAGTATCCGCACCGGATGCCGCCGCTGCGGCGTGCTCGTGGCCAACAGGGTCATCGTCCGCTGAATGCGGC from Phycisphaerae bacterium harbors:
- a CDS encoding glycosidase gives rise to the protein MDVKKRELTVHYHEGRLTGDPRRTIICFMWLGSPARARQIIERVARLDKPQVSQLVGSVLADFGPRHPDLETSLLENYREATNRAGVTAGQTTAEKLLIGAYFTMEYAFESAALFNPSMVPALDQSGLKSESIRFLMSLRAVGEGHLSSIVFRRGVINPEGEIHLEPVSPLSRRMKIHEDRLYEKHLFRIKLTEMGGDVKPAETVFGRLKEKFTYPDLLAAVEQVAGRENGPQREMADRMVWLARSNYEIRMPPNARLPELVIFPNSETEKQGMEDMRLVRFVEPNGTVRYYGTYTAFDGHRILPQIMESEDLDVIRVHTLNGRFAQNKGMALFPRRLDGKFAMLARIDGENLYVMKSGNVHFWNEGVRIHGPRRAWDLVQIGNCGSPIETEHGWLVLTHGVGPMRRYCIGAMLLDLHDPTKIVGELEDPLIEPHAGELGGYVPNVVYSCGGMPYNGRLVIPYGISDAATGFASVSMTDLLDRLRFGG
- a CDS encoding prolyl oligopeptidase family serine peptidase — its product is MDETTSQQGPWNLDALSAAPEVYPADGFAAEGVRPLFYRGPDWQGRPTRVFAWYGVPEQRTDRKLPAMVLVHGGGGTAFDDWVRLWNSRGYAAIAMDTCGCVAGGEHANRPRHEHGGPPGWGGFEQIDQPVHDQWPYHAVADVILANSLLRSFPEIDPQRIGVTGVSWGGYLTCIVSGVDSRFRFAAPVYGCGYLHENSGWLDTFAQMGPEKAHKWWSLWDPSVYLPRAAMPMLWVSGTNDSHYPLDSLQKSYRLPEGPRTLSIRVNMPHGQDDGAQPGEIAAFADHHLHSGPPLPSFGSQRPERRHVWITFFSKTPIVRAELNYTTDMGPWVDRQWHRNPVDLDPGQGRVIAPLPEATTAYYVNLIDNRDLVTSGEHVELASHRPDEEPLSSQD
- a CDS encoding nucleoid-structuring protein H-NS; this encodes MPHYKDTFAKGTWVSYRPEIKLHDCTIRDGGLINDHMFEDGFVQAVYRALAEAGIDYMELGYKGDKKIFSRSESGAWKFCDEDDMRRVVGDEPRQIKLSVMADAERTDYHHDILPKDQSVIDCIRVATYIHQVPTAIDMLKDAHDKGYETTVNLMAVSTVQERELQEALEAFAKTPADVVYLVDSFGSFYSEQIRDLTLAYMRAVEGTGKEVGIHAHNNQQLAYANTLEALIVGANRLDATIDGMGRGAGNCPLELLMGFLHNPKFKLRPILKCIRDHFLPLRGKMEWGYHIPYMITGQLNRHPRSAIKWRAGESREDIVAFYDQMIEEE
- a CDS encoding DUF386 domain-containing protein, whose protein sequence is MIIDRIDNASLYYGLMTRIGAGLRWLQKTNLETIQPGKHNIDGANLYAVVAEYQTKPVAQGFWEAHRRYIDIQYVADGVERIGYANLDDLREVEPYDEEKDFLKLQGAGDLFVVRPRTFVIFGPQDAHMPGISVDEPQAVRKVVVKVLIDSAV
- a CDS encoding SGNH/GDSL hydrolase family protein; this translates as MLSLGLLLAAVLFCTHVGFAQETPAALASPIPEPPPAPFQEFFGGRIQRTMTLLATSTPQRRHPVRILVYGQSITQGAWTRQIEQYLRRTFPHAELEYVNRAIGGFTAPALVRTAVHDLYPFYPDLVIFHVYDGEYTGELERIISNIRRTTTAEIMLLTHHVVGVHQTETRAFAEQTQVEDESSDVIRHLAQKYDAELVEIREAWKQYLQTYGLDPRQLLGDHVHPNEAGNELFTKLVSRHFRLNTLWPNRWLDTVRTYEAKRALDESASDEIVFTGGGWERDGAAAVGRKADGVLRLEFDGNRVNAIAGACQDAALGTARVLIDGQPPSSFAGTYAITRPSEALDVWWPAIQRIGHAAPLLVEDWTLRITSINDEATDIAFEVSGSRTGPDGGGTNHERFVSNSGRVVIEPRDFGAMTFARTYRNKLCPLGFEVRWSVAPMFVDEYQPPRVEPDVRVHRTTLVQGLSNARHTLEIIPNGDGPVPIESIEVYRPPLR